In the Sinomonas cyclohexanicum genome, ACATCTGGACCGTCGGCGTGCGGGGCCCTCGCGGGACGGGCCGCTCGGAGTTCGCCCAGGTCAGCGTCGCGGCCGCGGACATCGTCACCGCGGACGTCCTGGCCACGGCGATCGTCGCCGGCGGCCGCGCCACCTTGGACGCGGTCACCTCTCGCTGGGACGTGGATGTCCTCACCGTAGCGCACGACGGCGCGCTGCTCGCCACCCCCGGGTTCCGCGCCACGAGCGCGGCGTAGGGCCCGGGCGAGCGTCAGTGCCAGTCGCTGATCGCCAGGTCGTCCGGGTCGGGGGCGCCGGTGCCGGTCTCGAGCAGCTGCTTGAGGCTGAGCAGGTACGTGGCCCACTTGGTGCTGCAGTGGTGCATGAACTCGACCGGCTCGGCCCAGCCCTGATGCGCGAACAGCACGATCGTGTAGTCCCCGGACTGGCTGAGGTCCCACGTGACATGGGTTCCGATCCACTCGGCGGGCCCGTCCACGACCTCCCATTCCACGCGTTTGCCCGGAACGAGCTCGATGACCTTCATGTCGAAGCCTCCCGGGACGAACCGGAACGCGATCACGCCGCCCACGTCCGCGGATCCCGCCGTGTTGCGGGCCCACCAGCAGGAAAGGCCGTCGATCGTAGTGAGCGCCGCGTAGACGTCGTCCGGTGATGCCTTCGCAACGCCGATGCGGTGCAGGATGTCAACCATTGTTCTGTCCTTTGCTCTGGTGGGAGCGCCTACTCCCGTGCCTCGAGGATCTGCTTGATCCGCGCGAGGTCGGGTGGTGGAAGGCTCAGCCACGGGACGGCACCCGCCCCGTGAAGGCGACGAGTCGGTGCAGAGCGTGCGCGGATTCGTCAACGAGCTCGGCCTCGGCGAAGGAGCCGTTCGCACGGACCGACTCCGTGATGGTCTCCTGCGCGAGCCCCAGGACGTACTCGGACAGCGCGTCGGAGACCTCGAGCTCCCGCCCCAGGGCCGTCGCATAGTCCCACGCGTGGACCAGCAGCTCGAGGTTGAGGATGTTGGCCACGAGCGGAACAGGCAGGACGGCGAAGCCCATGTCCGCCGTTCCGCCGAGTCCACGCCGCGCGAGCGCCTCAAGCGTGGGTTGGAGCACGACAGCGATGCGCGCCGCCGGCGACAGGCCCCGCGGACCCGCCTGCGACATCCGGACCTCGGCGGCGTCCTCCGCGGGGGCCGCTTCTGGAGCCGGGAGTGCGGCACCGATGGCGGTGCCGATGCCCACGATGCTCCCGTGCAGGTGGTCGGTGAGCGCCGCGATGTCGAAGTCCTCGCAGGGCGTACGGCGCGCAGAG is a window encoding:
- a CDS encoding SRPBCC family protein, with the translated sequence MVDILHRIGVAKASPDDVYAALTTIDGLSCWWARNTAGSADVGGVIAFRFVPGGFDMKVIELVPGKRVEWEVVDGPAEWIGTHVTWDLSQSGDYTIVLFAHQGWAEPVEFMHHCSTKWATYLLSLKQLLETGTGAPDPDDLAISDWH
- a CDS encoding TIGR03086 family metal-binding protein — its product is MTFSQTVFLPVTPDEAFGLVTQPERLRRWMALSARIDVRAGGDFRWTVVPGGYAAGTVTEVEPGRSISFAFGWEGDAEVPPGSSDLTITLEPADGGTSLTLVHVGLSAQREKEHAEGWTHYLGRLTTLVEDGDPGLDVWGTPEPFDQITSADASYAVLDRILTAVAPEDSARRTPCEDFDIAALTDHLHGSIVGIGTAIGAALPAPEAAPAEDAAEVRMSQAGPRGLSPAARIAVVLQPTLEALARRGLGGTADMGFAVLPVPLVANILNLELLVHAWDYATALGRELEVSDALSEYVLGLAQETITESVRANGSFAEAELVDESAHALHRLVAFTGRVPSRG